The following are encoded together in the Chaetodon auriga isolate fChaAug3 chromosome 6, fChaAug3.hap1, whole genome shotgun sequence genome:
- the LOC143321853 gene encoding MOB kinase activator 2, with translation MGGCHSYPSATKADSKTVQPSDISSEKLGINNNNLEERPYLQQQYVSQRITHTDVFALTALPPGVDQAEWLASNTVAFFKHINLFSSALSEFCTPSTCPTACGPGNTVYVWTDDHGRKLKCSAPLYFDYAMSYIQELLTDEDVFPTKAGSVFPPGFIFLVQKVFLLFFRTLAHIYWSHYRETLALGLHPHLNTLFTHLTLFCQQHGLLEPEDTEPLQDLITALRQQG, from the exons ATGGGGGGCTGCCACAGTTACCCCTCAGCTACAAAAGCAGACAGCAAGACTGTTCAGCCTTCTGACATCAGCAGTGAGAAACT GGgaattaataacaataatctgGAGGAGCGTCCatatctgcagcagcagtatgTGAGCCAGcggatcacacacacagacgtgtttGCCCTCACAGCGCTGCCGCCTGGCGTCGACCAAGCAGAGTGGCTCGCCAGCAACA CTGTGGCGTTTTTCAAGCATATAAACCTGTTCTCTAGTGCGCTGTCTGAGTTCTGCACCCCCAGCACCTGCCCAACTGCCTGTGGACCAGGCAACAC GGTTTACGTTTGGACCGACGACCACGGCAGGAAGCTGAAGTGCTCTGCCCCACTTTACTTTGACTACGCCATGTCATACATTCAGGAGCTACTCACTGATGAAGATGTGTTCCCCACAAAAGCAG GCTCGGTGTTTCCCCCAGGCTTCATCTTTCTCGTCCAGAAGGTGttcttgctgtttttcaggACTCTGGCTCACATTTACTGGTCTCACTACAGAGAGACGCTCGCGCTGGGCCTGCACCCACACCTCAACACACTcttcacacacctcacactcTTCTGCCAGCAGCACGGCCTGCTGGAGCCGGAGGACACTGAGCCGCTGCAGGACCTCATCACAGCTCTGAGACAGCAAGGCTGA